The following proteins come from a genomic window of Proteiniphilum propionicum:
- a CDS encoding VOC family protein, which translates to MLENCRFHHIGYAVKDIMLTAEYYISSGWELTDICNDLIQNARIAFLRREQFPLIELVAPIDEESPVVNTLDKSGVSPYHICYEVNDIDSAILELRKKKFVALFKPVPAVALNNKLICYLYNKSVGLIELVSQD; encoded by the coding sequence ATGTTAGAAAACTGTAGATTTCACCACATTGGATATGCCGTGAAAGATATAATGTTAACTGCAGAATATTATATTTCATCGGGTTGGGAACTTACTGATATTTGTAACGACCTAATTCAAAATGCTCGTATTGCTTTCTTAAGAAGAGAACAGTTCCCACTAATAGAATTAGTTGCCCCAATTGATGAGGAATCACCTGTTGTTAATACTCTCGACAAATCAGGTGTTTCACCCTATCATATTTGTTATGAAGTTAATGATATTGATTCTGCAATATTAGAGTTAAGAAAAAAGAAATTTGTAGCACTTTTTAAACCAGTACCGGCTGTAGCACTTAATAATAAGTTGATTTGTTATTTATATAATAAGTCGGTGGGCTTAATTGAATTGGTTAGTCAAGATTAG